The genomic segment ATTGTCTTTCTTGAGCAAAAGACATTTTGATGACCCGGCCAGACATTATCATGGCGTCACTATTTCCCCTGTGGAAATGTATAGAATTCCGTGAGCATATTTTTGTTTTCACGAATTTTAGTGTATTTGGAAAAACTTTAAAAACTCAATCCTTTAAAAATAGCAGTGGTTTAGGCGTTTTATGCGTTGGTATATTTTTTGCTTCTAATAACAATAGGAATGCTTCTGGTAAAAGAATTAGTACGTGGAGGAGATCTGGGCCCTGATTTTTGAAGGGGCTTTCACAAGGCTCCGACTTGGATTTTTAGCGATAAATAGAAAAAGTATACCAAATTGGAAGGCTGCAATAGGTTGTTTCTCCCCGGAAACATTTTAGTTACAGAGTTTTCTCTGTGACTATTCTCAACCTTTGCAGCCTTTCATCTTATCAGGGGTTTTAAAACTATAACCCATTAAAACCAAACACGAGATTTAGTCCATCGAAGATAATAAACATTGTACCAAACGCTGTAAATGATCAATGAAATATCCTTGCCGTTCATGTTCGGTTTTGGGAAATCATAAAACTAATATGACATGATTTTAGTTGATTTTAATGCAGTCGTGCACTGAATTCCGTGGGTTTCTGCTGGCTTTTGCATTTCCCTTTCGTGAGAAAAAATTCCCCTGAAAATTACTCCTTTATTTTCATAGGGTTCATTCAATTTTCCAATTTTGGCCTGAAGATTGCTAGTTATCAGTGACCGAAGACTATGGAGGTAGTCAATGGAAAAATTAGCCTTGATAATCAAATAATCGGCCTTGGGAAGTACCTTGAATTCGTTCGTTTATAAATGTGAAAAGTGTGGTTATGAGATCAGGCTGATAGTAGCCAGGCTCACCGACAAGAAGTTATCTTCTAAGTGTTTCAAATGTAAAGATAAGCGTAACTTTATTTTTATGAGAAGAGGTAATGTGGGGGATGACTGGATAATCATGCCCTACCATAAGAAACCCAATGCTGAAGGCATTAATAAAAGTTGATAAAAACTTTTGTCTCTTAAATAAAAACAATTTTAAAAACCTCATTGAGTAATATTTGTCCCAAAAAGAAAAAAGAATTTATAACAACAAAATATAGCCATCATGAAAAAGCCATCTTCTGATGGAGGAGTATTATTTACAAAGCAGGTTTAGATCGAAAAAAGCTGTAAATTTAATACTCAAAACAAGTTTTTGTTGTTTGAATAATTTTATTTAGGAATATATTTCAAACCAATCAATGGTATTCATTGCAACGGCTGATTCTAAAGGTGAGTGCGATGACTCATATAGAGCGGACCTTCCTGCGTTTTATCAAAATATCAAGTAAGAAATTTTTGGCTTACCCTCGAATTTAAAGGAAACGGTGTATGGGCAAGTATGTAAATATTTGTGAGAACCCAAATACCGGAATGATGTGTATAGACTTTTTTGGAAGCACTTTTGGTATTCATGTAAACCGTAGAGCAAATATATCAGTGAATAAGTAATTATTTTCAAGCGAGAAGCTTTAAAAACATTTAGAAAAAGGTTTTAAGGAGAAGGAGCTGTAAAAACCGCAATACTTGGCGTATGTGTGCGCTGAAGAAGCCTGTATTCACTTTTCTAAATATATTACTCTTCTAAAACTGTTGGATAAAAAGCTTCATTGCGAACAGACAATGAATCTTTTGAAGGTGGCGAGGTGTTCAAATATGATTGATATCATTTTTGTCGATGATGACCCTGCAATATTATCTTCCTTGAAGCGATCTAGCCGGATGATGAGAGAGAAATGGAGTTGTGATTTTGCGAACGGTCCTGAAAAAGCTTTGGAAAAAGTTTCTTCGAAGAATTACGATTTAATTATTTCAGATATGCGGATGCCGACAATGGACGGTGCAACCCTTCTTAATAAAATAAAACAAATCAGCCCTCAGACGGTTCGTTTTATTTTGTCGGGGCAATCGGAACGTTCATCATTGTTAAGATCTTTAAATAACGCTCACCAGTACTTGTCCAAACCATTTAACTTTGATGAATTAGGCGTTGAAATTGAAAGGACTTTTGAATTTCAAAATAGTTTAAATGATTCCAGTTTGAAAAATTTATTGACTGAAATGGATACATTGCCAAGATTGTCCGCTAACTATGACGAACTAACCGAAAAACTAAATAAAGACGATGGCAATATAGATGAAATCTCAAAAATAGTTTCACAAGATATCGGGATGACGGCGAAAATTTTGCAGGTGGTCAACTCTTCTTATTTTGGGGGGTCTGGGAAGATTTGTTCTCCAGTAAAAGCTGCAAAAATACTTGGTTTGGATTTAATTAAAGAAATGGTTTTTAATTTTCATGTTTTTAAAAAACACGAAGCCAATGTCGATGAAGATATATTGAAAAATATTTGGAAGGAAAGTATTAACGTCGGAAATCTTTCCTCCCATCTGGCTAAAGAATTTGGAATGAATCAGGATTTGCAAGAAACCACTCAAACAGCAGGTTTCTTGCAAAAAGTTGGTTTGGTTATTTTAGCCACAGGTTTCCCAGGTCAATACCAGGAAATTGCAGCTCGATCCAATAATGGATCAGAAACAGACCCAGACTCTGAATTAGATAAATTTAATATCG from the Nitrospinota bacterium genome contains:
- a CDS encoding HDOD domain-containing protein; the protein is MCAEEACIHFSKYITLLKLLDKKLHCEQTMNLLKVARCSNMIDIIFVDDDPAILSSLKRSSRMMREKWSCDFANGPEKALEKVSSKNYDLIISDMRMPTMDGATLLNKIKQISPQTVRFILSGQSERSSLLRSLNNAHQYLSKPFNFDELGVEIERTFEFQNSLNDSSLKNLLTEMDTLPRLSANYDELTEKLNKDDGNIDEISKIVSQDIGMTAKILQVVNSSYFGGSGKICSPVKAAKILGLDLIKEMVFNFHVFKKHEANVDEDILKNIWKESINVGNLSSHLAKEFGMNQDLQETTQTAGFLQKVGLVILATGFPGQYQEIAARSNNGSETDPDSELDKFNIDYSILGSCLAGLWGLPGSIADAISFHKFPSRSENNSLGPLVFVHIAYAMLERYSLQEDKDWFDCLDYQYLTSVLDLKETKGLITKGETWITENI